In one Vagococcus entomophilus genomic region, the following are encoded:
- a CDS encoding PTS transporter subunit IIC yields MGATEQASQNEKITTREYVYRVSAGVSNAVLVMLGIGLLCETLANFVGWTAFHQIGTMAKILLAPAFGAAVAYQLKSNTLVLFSAMVASTVGSNSIFFINNAVPATTATSHAVVQPIGSGIITTGQPISAVLAALVAVLIGNWLTGKTPLDMVLVPFISVTIGGIVGLGLASVTTPALLAISKFMATSITISPLLGSSVIALAWSVLLMTPASSAALAIALTLDPVSSAAALIGCTSQFVGFTVMSWRENKIGANLAQGLITPKVQFANLTLHPQLVIPPFIAAIISAPIATVGFGFKTTYELAGIGLNSLIAPLNILSKSTTDFFVYLLVGVVLPAIISYIGFAIMQKMGKAQKGWLTIELQ; encoded by the coding sequence ATGGGCGCAACAGAGCAGGCATCACAAAATGAAAAAATAACGACAAGAGAGTATGTCTATCGCGTTTCTGCAGGGGTATCAAATGCGGTTTTAGTCATGCTTGGGATTGGACTCTTATGTGAAACGTTGGCAAATTTTGTAGGATGGACAGCATTTCATCAGATTGGGACAATGGCTAAAATTTTACTAGCGCCAGCTTTTGGTGCAGCCGTAGCTTATCAATTAAAAAGCAACACGCTAGTATTATTTAGTGCGATGGTCGCATCTACCGTAGGCTCAAATTCAATCTTTTTTATAAATAATGCTGTTCCAGCTACTACGGCAACGAGTCATGCAGTAGTTCAACCGATTGGAAGTGGCATTATCACGACGGGGCAACCAATCAGTGCAGTTTTAGCTGCTCTAGTAGCCGTTTTAATTGGAAATTGGTTGACAGGTAAAACGCCACTAGATATGGTTTTAGTACCGTTTATATCAGTGACTATTGGTGGGATTGTTGGACTTGGTCTGGCATCGGTTACAACCCCAGCTTTGCTTGCAATTAGTAAATTTATGGCAACTTCAATTACGATTTCCCCACTACTCGGTTCATCTGTGATTGCGCTTGCTTGGAGTGTTCTGTTAATGACACCGGCATCTTCTGCTGCACTTGCGATTGCACTCACGCTAGATCCGGTTTCCTCAGCTGCTGCATTAATTGGTTGTACGAGTCAATTTGTTGGCTTTACCGTGATGTCATGGCGTGAGAATAAAATAGGAGCAAATTTAGCACAGGGCTTAATTACACCAAAAGTTCAATTTGCTAATTTGACGCTACATCCACAACTTGTCATTCCACCATTCATAGCTGCCATTATTAGTGCACCAATTGCAACGGTTGGCTTTGGTTTTAAAACCACCTACGAATTGGCTGGAATTGGTCTAAATTCACTGATTGCACCGCTAAATATTTTGTCGAAAAGTACAACTGATTTCTTTGTGTATCTTTTGGTTGGAGTGGTGCTTCCAGCTATCATTTCTTATATTGGTTTTGCTATCATGCAAAAGATGGGCAAAGCGCAAAAAGGATGGTTAACAATTGAATTACAATAA
- a CDS encoding TetR/AcrR family transcriptional regulator, which produces MKEDVRIIKTKKNIEQSLISLLETKDFRRLTIKDICQKAMISKSTFYAHYLDKYDLLEKIVTTYSQLVSDEIAMRFQPEQQTHIVTNFHNFESILLGNRQVYKTLLKIHEPEADLSAKLEHIFYEHSLEYIKAKEQKLEVPKEFLASIYATYVMQLLAWMLKTGETSKVLPVSELLQSTFDL; this is translated from the coding sequence ATGAAAGAAGATGTCCGAATCATCAAAACCAAAAAAAATATCGAACAATCCCTGATCAGCTTACTTGAGACAAAAGACTTCCGCCGATTAACCATCAAAGATATTTGTCAAAAAGCTATGATTAGCAAATCTACATTCTATGCCCATTATTTGGATAAATATGATTTACTAGAAAAAATTGTTACGACTTATAGCCAATTAGTATCCGATGAAATTGCGATGCGTTTTCAACCAGAACAACAAACACATATCGTTACAAACTTTCATAATTTCGAAAGCATCTTACTTGGAAATAGACAAGTCTATAAAACGTTACTCAAAATTCATGAGCCAGAGGCAGATTTATCTGCCAAGCTCGAGCATATTTTTTATGAGCACAGTCTGGAGTACATCAAAGCTAAAGAGCAAAAACTAGAGGTACCAAAAGAATTTTTAGCTTCTATTTATGCTACTTATGTCATGCAACTATTGGCCTGGATGTTAAAAACCGGTGAGACTTCAAAAGTTCTTCCAGTATCTGAACTATTACAGTCTACTTTTGACTTATAA
- a CDS encoding alpha/beta fold hydrolase, whose protein sequence is MFEEYTGNEQFDLQINRFMGDTFQNDSRAQKDLKEIIPKLIDVDGWFKVWHEKAVEREQNGDFDLASKYYQAAEFYLDDSSSYKNEMYHKYRENFYKSYDTSHFKMYEVPYEQSFLPAIRMGEDPNLPTTVFFAGYDSYIEELLPMIENVAKQLKHNIILFEGPGQGSALKNGLKFIPNWEKPMKALLDYFNLDQVNIVGISWGGYFAIRAAAFEKRIDKVVCFDIFYSGLDTLKMKTDKKDWASLMALMEAKEEEAVNQIFYKKMSQDLDLNWKIKKGMENTGEKTPFALIKNFEKHTMANLGPLVNQDVLLLAGEQDQYVPIERLHQIEKELVNAASVTSKVFTKETGGEQHCQAGYRHLAFDVINQFLTKK, encoded by the coding sequence ATGTTTGAAGAATATACAGGTAATGAACAATTTGATTTACAAATTAATCGTTTTATGGGAGATACATTTCAAAATGATTCAAGAGCACAAAAGGATCTAAAAGAAATCATTCCCAAACTCATAGATGTAGATGGTTGGTTTAAAGTTTGGCATGAAAAAGCAGTTGAACGTGAGCAGAATGGCGATTTTGACTTAGCTTCAAAATATTATCAAGCTGCAGAGTTTTATCTAGATGATTCAAGTTCTTACAAGAATGAAATGTATCATAAATATCGCGAAAACTTTTATAAGTCCTATGACACCTCGCATTTTAAAATGTATGAAGTACCTTACGAACAGTCATTTTTACCAGCGATTCGAATGGGAGAAGACCCTAATCTACCTACTACTGTTTTCTTTGCAGGATACGATTCATATATTGAAGAACTTTTGCCCATGATAGAAAATGTGGCAAAACAGTTGAAGCACAATATTATTTTATTTGAAGGACCAGGGCAAGGGAGTGCACTAAAAAACGGCTTGAAATTCATACCAAATTGGGAAAAACCAATGAAAGCACTCTTAGATTATTTTAATTTGGACCAAGTAAATATTGTAGGGATTTCTTGGGGAGGATACTTTGCGATTCGTGCTGCAGCTTTCGAAAAGAGAATTGATAAAGTGGTTTGTTTTGACATTTTTTATTCAGGTTTGGATACGTTAAAAATGAAAACTGATAAAAAAGATTGGGCTTCTTTGATGGCACTTATGGAGGCAAAAGAAGAAGAGGCTGTGAATCAAATCTTTTACAAAAAAATGAGTCAAGATTTAGACTTAAACTGGAAAATCAAAAAGGGAATGGAAAACACAGGCGAAAAAACGCCATTTGCTTTAATCAAAAACTTTGAAAAGCATACGATGGCTAATCTTGGACCATTAGTCAATCAAGATGTATTGCTGCTTGCAGGAGAACAAGATCAATATGTGCCGATTGAAAGATTGCATCAAATTGAAAAAGAATTAGTCAACGCTGCTTCAGTTACGTCTAAAGTATTTACAAAAGAAACTGGCGGTGAACAGCACTGCCAAGCTGGATATAGACATTTAGCTTTCGATGTAATTAATCAATTTTTAACTAAAAAGTAA
- a CDS encoding HdeD family acid-resistance protein, with product MVNEKKFGWGELILGILFIIIAMFSFSNPEKTLKAFVVLFGIGAIIKGLFSLLSYSKLKELSGIHAGSLILVGILDVLLGLLLVTNLYSGIFVFAVMFAIWFLVDSIASLINIGYLRERHTPLFIFTLILNIICVFIGLSLLFNPISSALTLSFLVGFYFMMFGIEMVVLAFHRF from the coding sequence ATGGTAAATGAAAAAAAATTTGGCTGGGGCGAATTAATATTAGGCATTCTTTTTATTATTATTGCGATGTTTAGTTTTTCAAATCCTGAAAAAACATTGAAAGCTTTTGTTGTGTTATTTGGGATTGGTGCCATTATCAAAGGGCTGTTCTCTTTGCTTTCTTATTCTAAATTAAAAGAGTTAAGTGGAATTCATGCTGGTTCTTTAATCTTAGTAGGAATTCTTGATGTTTTATTGGGGCTCTTGCTTGTAACAAATTTATATTCTGGTATTTTCGTATTCGCTGTGATGTTTGCAATTTGGTTCTTAGTGGACTCCATTGCGTCTTTAATCAACATTGGCTATTTGCGTGAAAGACACACACCGTTATTTATCTTCACCTTAATCCTCAATATTATTTGTGTATTCATTGGACTTTCATTACTATTTAATCCCATCTCTTCTGCTTTAACCCTATCATTTTTAGTTGGGTTTTACTTTATGATGTTTGGAATTGAAATGGTTGTGCTCGCTTTCCATCGTTTCTAA
- a CDS encoding methylated-DNA--[protein]-cysteine S-methyltransferase, with product MFHFSDFPPIEIQANSKGITSLTFDTSSPKLPESEREKLFIQQAQLELAEYFCQKRKSFSVPLSLQTGTIFQQKVWQALLAIPYGETRSYQEIATLIDSPKAVRAIGQANKKNPLAIFIPCHRVIGKNGQLTGYMGAHAHSLSVKHKLLQLEKTADF from the coding sequence ATTTTTCATTTTTCAGATTTTCCCCCAATCGAAATTCAAGCAAACTCAAAGGGAATTACATCGCTCACTTTCGACACCTCATCACCCAAGCTTCCTGAAAGCGAGCGAGAGAAGTTATTCATTCAGCAAGCACAACTCGAACTAGCCGAGTACTTCTGCCAAAAACGCAAGTCATTCAGTGTCCCACTATCTCTGCAAACAGGAACCATCTTTCAACAAAAAGTATGGCAAGCCCTTCTTGCTATTCCTTATGGTGAAACAAGAAGCTATCAAGAAATCGCCACACTCATTGACTCTCCTAAAGCAGTGCGTGCAATTGGTCAAGCAAATAAAAAAAATCCTCTCGCAATCTTCATTCCCTGCCATCGTGTTATTGGTAAAAATGGACAATTAACTGGTTACATGGGCGCCCATGCTCATTCATTATCAGTTAAGCATAAGTTACTGCAATTGGAAAAAACAGCAGACTTTTAA
- a CDS encoding bifunctional metallophosphatase/5'-nucleotidase: protein MEKIVLLHTNDLHSHFEHWPKIRRFLAQRKKRLEQEGATVFQLDLGDFVDRSHPLTESTNGQFNIQLMNQVEYDAVTIGNNEGIGNSRKELNDLYNQADFPVVLGNIYDEKTNQLPKWATPYKILESSKGFKLAVLGLTAPFPLTYHPNGWSALSPDEVLPDLIRMVEKKADAIVLLSHLGIQEDRRLAERFPEIDVIIGAHTHHLLPDGEQVHETLLAAAGKYGYYVGEITLRIEATHLLGKEATVHPTSEMFEQQKDADEIQSYLEQGYQQLKGQRIARIPHSLAQSWEEANPLIEIALKAIEAYASTTSAMLNSGLFLASLPKGIVTANQLHQILPHPMHLIRVTLSGADLVRLFQEITKNQGFLKNYPILGMGFRGEVFGTVVFDGMSYERHSKKGYYAGKPIIATKRYTFVTVDHFLFIPFFPTIEIAGEIEMVYPDFLRRVTAKYLEKHYPLKIKKDIID, encoded by the coding sequence ATGGAGAAAATCGTATTGCTACATACAAATGACTTACATTCTCATTTCGAACATTGGCCGAAAATACGCCGTTTTTTAGCGCAAAGAAAAAAGAGGTTGGAACAAGAGGGAGCAACTGTTTTTCAACTTGATTTAGGCGACTTTGTTGATAGAAGTCACCCACTAACTGAATCCACAAATGGACAATTCAACATTCAATTGATGAATCAAGTAGAATATGATGCGGTGACCATTGGCAATAATGAGGGGATTGGCAATAGTCGAAAAGAGCTTAACGATTTGTACAATCAGGCAGATTTTCCTGTTGTGTTAGGAAATATATATGATGAAAAGACGAACCAATTACCCAAATGGGCAACTCCGTACAAAATTTTAGAAAGTAGTAAAGGTTTTAAGCTAGCAGTATTGGGGTTGACCGCACCATTTCCACTGACCTATCATCCAAATGGTTGGAGTGCGCTTAGTCCAGATGAGGTGTTACCAGACTTAATTCGAATGGTGGAAAAAAAAGCAGATGCCATTGTATTGCTTTCGCATTTAGGAATTCAAGAAGATCGAAGGTTGGCAGAAAGATTTCCTGAGATTGACGTCATCATAGGCGCGCATACGCATCACTTGTTACCAGACGGGGAACAAGTCCATGAAACATTGCTTGCTGCAGCTGGGAAGTACGGGTATTATGTCGGCGAAATCACGCTTAGAATAGAAGCAACGCATCTACTAGGAAAGGAAGCAACGGTTCACCCTACGTCAGAGATGTTTGAACAACAGAAGGATGCTGATGAGATACAGAGTTATCTGGAGCAAGGGTATCAACAATTAAAAGGGCAAAGAATCGCACGAATCCCGCATTCTTTAGCTCAAAGCTGGGAAGAAGCCAATCCGTTGATTGAGATAGCGCTAAAGGCAATTGAAGCTTATGCGAGTACGACAAGTGCAATGTTGAATAGTGGACTATTTTTAGCAAGCCTACCAAAAGGAATCGTTACAGCCAACCAGTTGCATCAAATCTTGCCACATCCAATGCATTTGATCCGTGTAACATTAAGTGGAGCAGATTTGGTGAGATTGTTTCAAGAAATCACGAAGAATCAAGGCTTTTTAAAAAATTATCCCATTCTTGGCATGGGATTTAGAGGAGAAGTTTTTGGCACGGTTGTCTTTGATGGCATGTCGTACGAGAGACACTCAAAAAAAGGTTACTACGCGGGGAAACCCATTATTGCAACGAAAAGGTACACTTTTGTAACAGTAGATCACTTTTTGTTTATTCCATTCTTCCCAACAATTGAAATTGCTGGAGAGATTGAAATGGTTTATCCAGATTTCTTGCGTCGGGTGACTGCAAAATACTTAGAAAAGCACTATCCATTAAAAATAAAAAAAGATATAATAGATTAA
- a CDS encoding YutD family protein: MSETKEHETINLTTEVTEVLEEIVEMPPIKEEKEKPNAIYFIDEDTFLMGDKKYRLVLNYRDAFQPEKLSERYSDILNRYDYIVADWGYEQLRLKGFFDSYNRKAPADQRIDALEDYLYEFCNFGCAFFVIERLGGKKERKKTRHRKKKSQEIVQEAFTEEKVETTKVVSKKKPIIKKRAEKVEKEAMGETKERVTTTKRHFTIRQKNSDSN; encoded by the coding sequence ATGAGTGAAACAAAAGAACATGAAACCATAAACTTAACAACAGAAGTAACAGAAGTTTTGGAAGAAATTGTAGAGATGCCCCCGATAAAAGAAGAAAAAGAAAAACCAAATGCTATTTATTTTATTGATGAAGATACATTTCTCATGGGAGATAAAAAATATCGCTTAGTGTTAAACTACCGTGATGCATTTCAACCTGAAAAACTAAGTGAACGCTATAGTGACATTTTAAATCGGTATGACTATATAGTAGCGGACTGGGGATATGAACAATTACGCTTGAAAGGTTTTTTCGATTCTTATAATCGAAAAGCACCAGCTGATCAGCGGATTGATGCCTTAGAAGATTATTTATATGAATTCTGCAATTTTGGTTGTGCTTTCTTCGTGATTGAACGCCTAGGTGGTAAAAAAGAACGCAAAAAAACACGACATCGTAAGAAAAAGAGCCAAGAAATTGTACAAGAAGCATTTACAGAAGAGAAAGTAGAAACGACTAAGGTCGTAAGCAAAAAGAAACCAATCATCAAAAAAAGAGCAGAGAAAGTTGAAAAAGAAGCGATGGGTGAAACAAAAGAACGCGTGACAACGACAAAACGTCATTTTACGATTCGTCAAAAAAATTCAGACAGCAATTAG
- a CDS encoding TIGR01457 family HAD-type hydrolase — protein MSYKGYLIDLDGTIYLGTEPIPSGKRFVESLQKKGIPFTFVTNNTTKKPSEVQQRLATLFDIYVEETQIYTASLATIDYMKEQNRGNKVFVIGETGLVDLITESGFELDEETPDFVVVGLDTQLNYEKLTKATLAIQKGACFIGTNPDKNIPTEKGLLPGAGSLIACIETATQQKAVYIGKPQAVIMDRAVAHLGLPKSKVVMVGDNYETDIQAGIQNNIDTMLVLSGFTPKEAVTSLPVAPTHVLNSLDEWSFETN, from the coding sequence GTGAGCTATAAAGGATATTTAATTGATTTAGATGGAACTATTTACTTAGGAACTGAACCAATCCCTTCAGGTAAACGGTTTGTGGAGTCCTTACAAAAAAAAGGCATTCCATTTACATTTGTTACGAATAATACGACAAAAAAGCCAAGTGAAGTGCAACAAAGACTAGCAACGCTCTTTGATATTTATGTAGAAGAAACACAAATCTATACCGCATCTTTAGCAACGATTGACTATATGAAAGAACAAAATCGCGGCAACAAAGTTTTTGTAATTGGCGAAACTGGGTTAGTTGATTTAATTACTGAGTCTGGATTTGAGCTAGACGAAGAAACGCCAGATTTTGTCGTTGTGGGGTTGGACACACAATTGAACTATGAAAAGTTAACAAAGGCTACATTGGCTATTCAAAAAGGGGCCTGTTTTATTGGGACCAACCCTGATAAAAATATTCCAACGGAAAAGGGTCTTTTACCAGGAGCGGGTTCGTTAATTGCCTGTATTGAAACAGCGACACAACAAAAAGCCGTTTATATTGGAAAGCCGCAAGCAGTTATCATGGACCGTGCTGTAGCACATCTAGGCTTGCCAAAAAGCAAAGTGGTCATGGTTGGAGATAACTATGAGACAGATATTCAAGCGGGAATCCAAAATAATATTGACACGATGCTTGTATTGTCAGGCTTTACGCCCAAAGAAGCCGTTACCAGTTTGCCTGTGGCACCAACCCATGTTTTAAACAGTTTGGATGAGTGGTCTTTTGAAACTAACTAA
- a CDS encoding TIGR01906 family membrane protein, which yields MKLTNLFRGKVGFLCLFLFLIALVITITINFYPLYVVDSHVMNLADSAGLTQKQLLLNYKELMHYLNWPFQKVLKLSNFTMSNAGRQHFVDVKRLFLFNYFILGITAVPAGFFLRDCLKSKRLWRLIRPFQIGSAVPFLLGFIMILGFERFFVLFHELLFSNDNWVFNPATDPIILVLPEDYFMHCFILAFVLFEGLMLGGVVLGKKSMKR from the coding sequence TTGAAACTAACTAATTTATTTCGTGGAAAAGTTGGATTCCTGTGCCTGTTTTTATTTCTCATTGCGCTTGTTATTACGATTACGATAAACTTTTATCCACTTTATGTGGTGGATAGTCACGTGATGAATTTGGCAGATAGTGCTGGATTAACCCAAAAACAACTACTTCTAAATTATAAAGAATTGATGCACTATTTAAACTGGCCTTTCCAAAAAGTCTTGAAGTTATCCAATTTTACAATGTCAAATGCTGGACGGCAGCATTTTGTTGATGTGAAGCGTTTGTTTCTATTTAATTATTTTATTCTGGGGATAACGGCTGTGCCTGCAGGTTTCTTTTTAAGAGATTGTTTGAAATCTAAACGGCTATGGCGTTTGATCCGCCCATTTCAAATTGGTTCTGCAGTACCATTTTTATTAGGATTTATCATGATTTTGGGGTTTGAACGTTTTTTTGTTTTATTTCATGAGTTGCTGTTTTCCAACGACAACTGGGTATTTAATCCTGCGACAGATCCCATTATTTTAGTATTACCTGAAGATTATTTTATGCACTGTTTTATCCTAGCATTTGTGTTATTTGAGGGATTGATGTTAGGTGGAGTCGTGCTTGGAAAAAAATCTATGAAAAGGTAG
- a CDS encoding phosphatidylglycerophosphatase A family protein, with translation MEKLEKVARQLIQERGVKITDIAELVMFLQKKYIKNLQLETCIDSVNRVLKKREVQNAILTGIQLDILAEKNQLLSPLQEMLQNDEGLYGVDEIMALSIVNVYGSIGFTNYGYVDKVKPGILEKLNEHDGKAVHTFLDDIVGAIAAAAASRLAHSQLDPNGI, from the coding sequence ATGGAAAAATTAGAAAAAGTCGCACGCCAACTTATTCAAGAACGTGGCGTAAAAATTACAGATATTGCTGAACTCGTTATGTTTTTACAAAAAAAATACATCAAAAACTTACAACTTGAAACTTGCATAGACAGTGTCAATCGAGTATTGAAAAAAAGAGAGGTTCAAAATGCCATTTTAACGGGAATCCAGCTAGATATTTTAGCTGAAAAAAATCAATTGCTCTCCCCACTTCAGGAAATGTTGCAAAATGATGAAGGGTTGTACGGAGTTGATGAAATCATGGCCTTATCTATCGTAAATGTCTATGGTTCGATTGGCTTTACGAATTACGGCTATGTTGACAAAGTAAAACCAGGCATTTTAGAGAAGTTGAATGAACATGACGGTAAGGCTGTCCATACATTTTTAGATGACATCGTTGGAGCAATCGCTGCAGCTGCTGCTAGCCGCTTAGCTCACTCTCAATTAGATCCAAACGGGATTTAA